From a region of the Paenibacillus sp. FSL R10-2734 genome:
- a CDS encoding ring-cleaving dioxygenase, whose translation MSLTLKGLHHVSAITGIAQENFKFYTEVLGLRLIKKTVNQDDISVYHLFYGDEKGNPGTELTFFELPLTGRNREGNNSISALSLRVPNDAALTYWEQRFTELNVEHGTIQTLGDRQTLSFRDHEGQRFYLVSDENDNGVAGGIPWAKSPVPAEYGIVGLGPAHLTVESAEHTAVVLEQLLGFRRKGTYPSTVAGQPDVIVFETGEGGSGTEVHLEERNDLTQEHLGRGGVHHVAFRVDNEEELKQWVEHIRTAQLPNSGFVDRFYFRSLYFREPNGILFELATDGPGFATDEPLESLGESLALPPFLESKREQIEAYLKPLDTRQ comes from the coding sequence ATGAGTTTAACATTAAAAGGACTTCACCACGTATCAGCTATTACAGGCATAGCACAGGAAAACTTCAAGTTCTATACAGAAGTACTTGGACTGCGTCTCATTAAAAAGACAGTAAACCAGGATGATATTTCAGTGTATCATTTATTCTATGGAGATGAGAAGGGCAATCCCGGTACCGAGTTAACATTCTTCGAACTTCCGTTGACGGGCCGTAACCGTGAAGGTAATAACAGTATCTCAGCTCTTTCGCTTCGAGTGCCAAACGATGCCGCACTTACCTACTGGGAGCAGCGCTTCACCGAACTTAACGTGGAACATGGGACGATTCAAACACTAGGGGACCGCCAGACCTTGTCCTTCCGCGATCATGAAGGTCAACGTTTCTATCTCGTATCCGACGAGAACGATAATGGTGTTGCTGGCGGCATTCCTTGGGCGAAAAGCCCGGTACCTGCTGAGTATGGGATTGTTGGCTTAGGTCCCGCACACCTTACAGTTGAAAGTGCAGAGCATACGGCGGTTGTGCTGGAGCAATTGCTTGGCTTCCGCCGCAAAGGCACATATCCTTCAACAGTAGCAGGCCAGCCGGATGTAATTGTATTCGAAACCGGAGAAGGCGGATCTGGCACAGAGGTTCACTTGGAGGAACGCAATGATCTAACGCAGGAGCATTTGGGACGAGGCGGTGTGCATCACGTCGCATTCCGCGTGGATAACGAGGAGGAGTTGAAGCAATGGGTCGAGCATATACGCACAGCTCAGCTTCCTAACTCCGGATTCGTGGATCGTTTCTACTTCCGCTCACTTTATTTCCGCGAGCCTAACGGTATTCTTTTTGAACTGGCTACTGATGGACCCGGATTCGCTACCGATGAACCCCTAGAAAGCCTAGGCGAATCCCTTGCACTACCGCCATTTCTGGAATCGAAGCGCGAGCAAATCGAAGCTTATCTTAAGCCGCTAGATACTCGGCAGTAA
- a CDS encoding YjjG family noncanonical pyrimidine nucleotidase, producing MKYAVILFDADDTLFDYGMAESHALTNAFLHFGMPTGAEDYALSYQEINDALWRDLEQGKISSAALRVERFNRLFAANALELDPEAFSEAYLRFLGEGTFLIQGAIELCGELAGCRLAIITNGIKEVQTSRIQGSPLCDTFEQIIISEEAGCQKPEIGIFDYAFAKLGITDKEKVLIVGDSLTSDIQGGINYGIDTCWFNPLGKENISGVQPKYEIRSLSELLDIVGKTANL from the coding sequence ATGAAATACGCTGTTATTTTATTTGATGCCGACGATACATTATTCGATTACGGAATGGCAGAAAGCCACGCGCTAACTAACGCATTTCTACACTTTGGGATGCCCACAGGCGCTGAGGATTATGCTCTCAGTTATCAGGAGATAAACGATGCGCTGTGGCGGGATTTAGAGCAAGGAAAGATTAGCTCGGCGGCATTACGTGTGGAACGGTTTAATCGGTTGTTTGCTGCGAATGCGCTGGAGCTAGATCCTGAGGCTTTTAGTGAAGCGTATTTACGTTTCTTAGGCGAAGGAACCTTTCTGATTCAGGGAGCGATTGAGCTATGCGGGGAGCTTGCGGGCTGCCGACTGGCCATCATCACGAACGGAATTAAGGAAGTGCAGACTTCCAGAATCCAAGGTTCACCGCTGTGTGATACGTTTGAGCAGATCATTATCTCAGAGGAGGCTGGCTGTCAGAAGCCGGAGATTGGGATTTTTGATTATGCTTTTGCTAAATTGGGGATTACGGATAAGGAAAAAGTACTGATTGTCGGAGACTCCTTAACTTCTGATATTCAAGGCGGCATTAATTATGGGATCGATACCTGTTGGTTCAACCCACTGGGTAAAGAGAACATATCGGGTGTTCAGCCGAAGTATGAAATTCGAAGCCTATCGGAGCTATTAGACATTGTAGGGAAGACAGCTAATCTTTAA
- a CDS encoding MraY family glycosyltransferase has protein sequence MLYVLSFLVSFSIVYFLIPPLGRLAFRLDFVDKPRKDVERKIHREPIPLTASYAIFIGFFITYLAFAREFSMETIALFAGGVLLLTIGTIDDWYKTKGKDFPALPKMIVQVSAAVLVYLSGNAFTGFYNPFSGDYIVLPVVLSFLLTIIWIFGVTTVINFSDGMDGLAGALTAISAVTLFIVALAKGQSSSAVMAIALVGVTIAYLRYNKPPAKIFMGDAGATFLGFILAVIALDGAFKQATVLSLFIPILALGVPIFDNIFVVVKRFIQGKSIYQADATQAHYRLLRAGLSQKQVVAVLCLISVCLSLSSIILLLIET, from the coding sequence ATTTTATACGTTTTATCGTTCCTAGTATCTTTTTCAATCGTCTACTTTCTAATTCCGCCGCTTGGCAGACTGGCCTTCCGACTTGATTTTGTGGACAAGCCTCGTAAAGATGTCGAGCGTAAAATTCATAGAGAACCTATACCGCTTACCGCCAGCTATGCCATATTCATCGGATTCTTCATCACTTATCTGGCATTTGCCCGTGAATTCTCCATGGAGACAATTGCACTATTTGCAGGTGGCGTGCTGCTGCTGACCATAGGCACCATCGATGACTGGTACAAAACAAAGGGCAAAGATTTCCCAGCGCTACCTAAAATGATTGTTCAGGTTAGTGCAGCTGTTCTTGTATACCTTTCAGGCAATGCATTTACTGGATTCTACAACCCCTTCTCTGGAGATTATATCGTCCTCCCTGTTGTATTATCGTTTCTGTTGACGATTATTTGGATCTTCGGTGTAACAACTGTCATTAACTTCTCGGATGGTATGGATGGTTTGGCTGGCGCCTTAACTGCCATTTCCGCCGTAACCCTATTTATTGTTGCGTTAGCTAAGGGGCAATCCTCTTCTGCGGTTATGGCGATTGCACTAGTCGGCGTTACCATTGCTTATCTTCGTTACAATAAACCGCCTGCCAAAATCTTTATGGGCGACGCCGGGGCTACCTTTCTTGGCTTCATCCTTGCCGTAATCGCGCTCGACGGCGCGTTTAAGCAAGCCACGGTTCTGTCGTTGTTCATCCCGATTCTGGCACTGGGCGTTCCGATCTTCGACAATATTTTTGTTGTCGTCAAACGCTTTATCCAAGGCAAGTCCATTTATCAGGCCGATGCGACCCAGGCTCATTACCGCCTGCTCCGCGCAGGCCTTAGCCAGAAGCAAGTCGTTGCCGTGCTGTGTTTGATCAGCGTTTGTCTATCCTTATCCTCAATCATTCTGTTGTTGATTGAGACTTAG
- a CDS encoding mismatch-specific DNA-glycosylase encodes MDGISDHLDHGLQIVFIGFNPSIRSGEVGHHYANPRNNFWRILHQSGLTPRLYDASEDGDLIKLGYGFTNIVARPTRGIDDITREEYNEGRELLRTKLELYRPQVACFVGKGVYTEFSRRTKANWGLQADVPPKVDGVREFVAPSSSGLVRMPMEEIVEIYRRLAEFTQESDR; translated from the coding sequence ATGGATGGAATCTCAGATCACCTAGATCACGGATTACAGATTGTATTTATTGGTTTTAACCCGAGTATTCGTTCTGGCGAGGTAGGACATCACTACGCGAATCCACGAAATAATTTTTGGAGAATCTTACATCAGTCGGGACTTACTCCTCGGTTGTACGATGCGTCTGAGGATGGGGATCTGATTAAGCTGGGCTATGGTTTTACGAATATTGTTGCCAGGCCCACACGTGGAATCGACGACATTACACGTGAAGAATATAATGAGGGCCGTGAATTGCTTCGTACTAAGTTGGAACTATATCGCCCACAGGTGGCTTGCTTTGTTGGAAAAGGGGTATATACAGAGTTTAGCCGTAGGACTAAAGCTAACTGGGGACTCCAAGCGGATGTACCTCCGAAGGTAGATGGTGTGCGTGAATTCGTAGCACCATCCTCAAGTGGATTGGTGAGGATGCCGATGGAGGAAATTGTAGAGATTTACCGTAGGTTAGCCGAGTTTACGCAAGAAAGCGACAGATGA
- a CDS encoding RNA 2'-phosphotransferase encodes MMSNATEVLLSKFMTKLLRHTPEQYGLILDPEDGSCTLDDLLSVLVKAPRWSGVTVGEIQHVVTSCEKQRFEIEGDRIKARYGHSHTKITYEPGTPPPTLYHGTHAGILSAILEEGLQSMGRQYVHLSEGTHFASLAGSRRGKLILLTVDTISAGQMGVSFYFAGNEVWLADSIPPSCLNVYNP; translated from the coding sequence ATGATGAGCAATGCTACTGAAGTGTTGTTAAGTAAATTTATGACTAAATTGCTCAGGCATACTCCGGAGCAATATGGCCTTATTTTGGACCCGGAGGATGGTTCCTGTACGTTGGACGATTTGTTGTCCGTGCTTGTGAAAGCTCCTAGATGGTCCGGGGTGACTGTGGGAGAAATCCAGCATGTGGTTACAAGTTGCGAGAAGCAGCGATTTGAAATCGAAGGAGACCGAATCAAAGCCCGGTACGGGCATAGTCATACCAAAATTACCTACGAGCCGGGAACTCCGCCACCTACGCTATATCACGGAACCCATGCAGGTATTCTTTCTGCTATTTTGGAAGAGGGACTCCAATCAATGGGACGCCAATATGTTCATTTGTCTGAGGGGACTCATTTTGCCAGTCTGGCCGGAAGTCGGAGAGGGAAATTGATACTACTGACTGTTGATACGATTAGCGCTGGTCAAATGGGTGTGAGTTTTTATTTTGCGGGTAATGAGGTATGGTTGGCGGATTCTATTCCACCTTCCTGTCTTAATGTGTATAACCCATAA
- a CDS encoding polynucleotide kinase-phosphatase, producing the protein MEEQKERQRTISFPHAGIIVLVGPSNSGKTTLLRRLVDEGTLLQSEIVSSDDYRTMLGDTDFMDWTNRPREEADIIFNDYQLLSSLAFEAMNSTIAMRCRLGKLTLVDATHLQEEYRKQYLDLADKHNVPCMAWVLDVPEETLLERDIQREHPRGRQRVKQQYGQFKRSLRSIKDEGFTSTYFLKNTEAMLFGRKRNPLWVEIGAGLDIVGDIHGCYEEMIELLERLDYKEDEQGLYKHPDGRLLISVGDVMSRGPESLKTMRFWKKHVDAGIARMIDSNHGWKIARYLDGRKVTLSHGDEKIAAELEAFALEAGDEEAKRLREELKQFLLSAPSHLLFGRNGVRRVVVAHAGIRDEYIGKQSKRIQDFCRYGDTDGMDGKGAPVRKEWYVEHESGEIIVWGHDPRPFPTVVKNTVNIDQGAVFGGSLTAYRYPEQQFVSVKAKRDYAGDPDSPLIRWERGRFSPPNLRKFVEGYSVQTDLYGEVTVRGEFVKAAIDTVSHFTVPLEELVYIPPTMSPPPSVSMDENYLEHPREAFAYFRAQGVKTMIAEKKHMGSRAILLLFRDEEAALSYVGRPTLGTIYTRTGRAFFDRDTEAEVLRRLNEDLVGANYFAENNTDLLLLDAEIVPWNLKARELISSQYAHVAEAALLDREHLLEKLREAERSGRDVASWILEMEGKLQNAHLFKEAFQKYCWDVNGLDGIKIAPFHTLAHSGRTFFEHSHLWHMEHNRELAEVSPLFMETEYRTVSNEADEEQVIRWWEEMTEDGHEGIVIKPETFITRHGDKLVQPALKVRGRKYLHIIYGIDYLEQDNLVRLKQRKTSKKERHALMECALSRESVERFIRKEPIERVHECVLAALSLESDPVDPRL; encoded by the coding sequence ATGGAAGAGCAAAAGGAAAGGCAGAGAACTATTTCTTTTCCGCATGCAGGAATTATTGTGCTAGTGGGTCCCTCTAATAGTGGCAAGACCACTTTACTGCGAAGATTAGTGGATGAAGGAACGCTATTGCAGAGTGAAATCGTCTCATCAGATGATTACCGTACTATGCTTGGTGACACTGATTTTATGGATTGGACGAATCGTCCCCGCGAGGAAGCGGATATTATTTTTAATGATTATCAGCTGCTCTCGAGCCTAGCATTTGAAGCAATGAACTCAACGATTGCCATGCGCTGCCGACTAGGAAAGCTGACGCTGGTGGATGCTACACATCTGCAAGAAGAATATCGAAAGCAATATTTAGATTTAGCAGATAAGCATAATGTTCCATGTATGGCTTGGGTGCTCGATGTTCCAGAGGAAACGCTGCTAGAGCGGGATATTCAGCGTGAGCATCCACGCGGTCGCCAGCGGGTCAAACAACAATACGGACAGTTCAAGCGTTCGTTGCGCAGTATTAAGGACGAGGGCTTCACTTCAACTTATTTTTTGAAAAATACTGAGGCGATGCTTTTTGGACGTAAGCGGAATCCATTATGGGTTGAAATCGGCGCAGGACTTGATATTGTCGGCGACATTCATGGTTGTTACGAAGAGATGATCGAGCTGCTGGAAAGATTGGATTATAAGGAAGACGAGCAAGGGCTGTACAAACACCCCGATGGTAGACTGTTAATCTCTGTGGGCGATGTGATGAGCCGGGGGCCGGAATCGTTGAAGACGATGAGGTTTTGGAAAAAGCATGTTGATGCTGGAATCGCTCGTATGATCGACAGCAACCATGGCTGGAAAATCGCCCGTTACCTAGATGGCCGCAAAGTTACATTGAGTCATGGAGATGAGAAAATCGCCGCTGAGCTGGAGGCATTTGCGCTAGAAGCAGGGGATGAGGAAGCAAAAAGGCTTAGGGAAGAACTCAAGCAGTTTCTGTTGTCCGCACCTAGCCATTTGTTGTTTGGCCGTAATGGCGTGCGGCGGGTCGTAGTTGCCCATGCAGGAATTCGCGACGAGTATATCGGCAAACAGTCAAAGCGGATTCAGGACTTCTGCCGATACGGGGACACGGATGGTATGGACGGCAAGGGGGCTCCTGTAAGGAAAGAATGGTATGTCGAACATGAATCCGGAGAAATCATCGTCTGGGGGCATGATCCTAGACCTTTCCCTACAGTGGTGAAAAATACAGTGAACATCGATCAAGGCGCTGTTTTTGGCGGGTCGTTAACTGCGTACCGTTATCCTGAACAACAATTTGTTAGTGTTAAAGCAAAGCGTGATTATGCAGGTGACCCAGATAGTCCGTTGATTCGCTGGGAGCGGGGGAGATTCTCGCCACCTAATCTGCGTAAATTTGTAGAGGGCTATTCAGTTCAGACGGACCTTTATGGAGAGGTGACTGTGCGTGGAGAATTCGTTAAAGCAGCGATAGATACGGTCTCTCACTTCACGGTTCCGCTAGAGGAACTGGTGTATATCCCACCGACCATGAGTCCGCCGCCTTCAGTGTCTATGGATGAGAACTATTTGGAGCATCCACGTGAAGCTTTTGCTTATTTCCGGGCACAAGGTGTTAAGACAATGATTGCGGAGAAAAAACATATGGGCAGCCGGGCCATCCTGTTATTATTCCGGGATGAAGAGGCGGCGCTATCGTATGTGGGTAGACCGACGTTAGGTACGATTTATACACGTACAGGCCGAGCTTTTTTTGACAGGGATACTGAAGCTGAAGTGTTACGTAGGCTGAACGAGGATCTCGTAGGGGCGAATTATTTTGCGGAAAATAACACGGATTTGCTGCTCCTGGATGCGGAGATCGTACCGTGGAACTTGAAAGCGCGTGAGCTGATTTCCTCTCAATATGCGCATGTGGCTGAAGCTGCTTTGCTGGATCGGGAGCATCTTTTGGAAAAGCTGCGTGAGGCTGAACGGTCAGGACGAGATGTTGCCTCGTGGATCCTGGAAATGGAGGGAAAGCTCCAGAATGCTCATCTTTTTAAGGAGGCTTTCCAAAAATATTGCTGGGACGTAAATGGATTAGACGGGATTAAGATTGCCCCCTTCCACACCCTTGCACATAGCGGCAGAACTTTTTTTGAACACAGCCATCTTTGGCATATGGAACATAATCGTGAGCTAGCTGAGGTGTCACCGTTGTTTATGGAGACTGAATACCGCACAGTTTCTAACGAAGCTGATGAGGAGCAGGTTATCCGTTGGTGGGAGGAAATGACGGAGGATGGGCATGAAGGGATTGTCATCAAGCCGGAAACTTTTATAACACGTCATGGAGATAAGTTGGTTCAACCTGCACTCAAGGTGAGAGGGCGTAAATATCTGCATATTATCTATGGGATAGATTATTTAGAGCAGGACAATCTAGTACGCCTCAAGCAGCGCAAGACAAGCAAAAAAGAGCGCCATGCTTTAATGGAATGTGCACTTAGCCGGGAATCTGTGGAAAGGTTTATTCGTAAAGAGCCGATAGAACGAGTACACGAATGTGTGCTTGCTGCATTGTCGCTGGAGTCTGATCCAGTTGATCCGCGGCTGTAG
- a CDS encoding 3' terminal RNA ribose 2'-O-methyltransferase Hen1 has protein sequence MHLIIKATGAGAGMLSHLLAKNPHNLYDRSDKEARVRIVFTAASDEETEAVIYVTPDPIALVKGSAAHNDITQYINDREFVTSSRFCSYIRPALGTALNGKPKETFLPWVDHKFQLELSFGPVASNLPDRTVEELFQALGYELELERGDAMYSFDLKSRSSARYIRLRGEQTLQTALRQLFILIPALDDDKHYFISDDEIEKIKRYGEDWLDSHPLRALILKRSLRFANLIKQFDGVESAHSPEEATVTPVEVSAEPKVRLNDLRYAAIAETVEGLDFRSSIVDFGSGEGKLSARLGSVPGVKQIWAVEPSANSQLRAMDRFSKLEDRAGVTVPTPVTGSLFYFDESLRNKDIMILCEVIEHIDEYRLARVMETILTEYRPKVLILTTPNKEYNEVYEMNAEEMRHGDHRFEWGREEFSAWCKRWTSAFDYSVDFKGIGEASDTFGYPTQMAIFSREGTL, from the coding sequence GAAGCGATAAAGAAGCCAGAGTGCGTATAGTGTTCACTGCCGCTTCAGACGAAGAGACGGAGGCCGTTATCTATGTTACTCCAGATCCAATTGCTCTGGTCAAAGGAAGTGCCGCTCATAATGACATCACACAATATATTAATGATCGGGAATTTGTTACAAGCAGTCGGTTCTGCTCGTATATTCGTCCTGCGCTAGGCACAGCACTGAATGGTAAGCCAAAGGAAACTTTTTTGCCTTGGGTGGATCACAAATTTCAATTGGAGCTGTCCTTTGGGCCAGTAGCTTCGAATCTGCCGGACCGCACGGTTGAGGAATTGTTTCAAGCGCTCGGTTACGAGCTTGAGCTTGAAAGAGGAGATGCAATGTATTCCTTTGACTTAAAAAGCCGTAGTTCAGCTCGATATATTAGACTGCGCGGAGAACAGACGCTGCAAACGGCCCTTCGTCAATTGTTCATTCTGATTCCGGCACTGGATGATGATAAGCATTATTTCATTAGTGATGATGAAATCGAGAAAATTAAGCGATACGGAGAGGACTGGTTGGATAGCCATCCGTTACGTGCGTTAATTCTCAAGCGCTCACTACGATTTGCTAATCTTATTAAGCAATTTGATGGTGTGGAATCCGCCCATTCTCCTGAAGAAGCAACTGTTACTCCTGTTGAGGTTTCAGCTGAGCCTAAAGTTAGATTAAACGATCTGCGTTATGCGGCGATTGCGGAAACGGTAGAAGGGTTGGATTTCAGGAGTAGTATCGTTGATTTTGGTTCCGGTGAAGGGAAGCTTTCGGCAAGACTCGGAAGTGTGCCGGGTGTTAAGCAGATCTGGGCGGTTGAGCCTTCCGCAAACTCACAGCTGCGAGCAATGGATCGTTTCTCGAAGCTTGAAGACAGGGCGGGAGTTACAGTTCCAACGCCAGTTACAGGTTCTTTGTTCTACTTCGATGAATCGCTGCGCAACAAGGATATTATGATCCTCTGTGAGGTTATTGAGCATATAGACGAATATAGGTTGGCCCGAGTGATGGAGACTATTTTGACGGAATATCGTCCTAAGGTATTGATCCTGACTACACCGAACAAGGAGTATAACGAGGTGTATGAGATGAATGCGGAAGAAATGCGGCATGGTGATCACCGTTTTGAATGGGGGCGCGAGGAATTCTCCGCTTGGTGTAAACGATGGACGAGTGCCTTTGATTATTCAGTTGATTTTAAAGGGATTGGCGAAGCTTCGGACACTTTTGGTTACCCGACGCAGATGGCGATTTTTAGTAGGGAGGGGACATTGTAA